A window of the Juglans microcarpa x Juglans regia isolate MS1-56 chromosome 5D, Jm3101_v1.0, whole genome shotgun sequence genome harbors these coding sequences:
- the LOC121265746 gene encoding uncharacterized protein LOC121265746: MDTHFEDDPFFTTLLRSGGGGFNSTPTQHSNVVIQATPTDGEKKHHSKKVQRGASFIVEEDNLLVSAWLNISIDAIRSTDQKSTQMWERITTFYHEYKKPNIDDRSEGSLMNRWSMIQKLTNKFCAYIAQVESLHPSGATEQDKIEKAKMLYKEMVLIERPPGKKAEKERERKWKSMEGKEVEIKTALAKMTEDRTTTMEERRNAMLKAGEKSEKVFELKKKKFELEEKKFELEKKNFELKIMILDVRGMNAMQ; this comes from the exons ATGGATACACATTTTGAGGATGACCCATTCTTCACCACTCTCTTACGAAGTGGGGGAGGAGGTTTTAATAGCACCCCAACGCAACATTCTAATGTTGTGATCCAAGCAACCCCCACTGACGGTGAAAAGAAGCATCAttcaaaaaaagttcaaagaggtGCATCTTTCATTGTAGAGGAGGATAATCTCCTCGTCTCAGCTTGGCTCAACATTAGCATCGATGCGATAAGGAGTACTGATCAAAAGTCAACTCAAATGTGGGAAAGAATTAccacattttatcatgaatataaaaaaccaaacattGATGACCGTTCTGAGGGCTCATTGATGAATCGATGGTCCATGATTCAAAAATTGACAAATAAGTTCTGTGCATATATAGCACAGGTAGAGTCATTACACCCAAGTGGTGCAaccgagcaagacaag ATTGAGAAGGCCAAGATGTTGTACAAAGAGATG GTTCTTATTGAGAGACCTCCAGGTAAAAAAgctgagaaagaaagagagaggaaatggAAGTCGATGGAAGGCAAAGAGGTAGAGATCAAAACAGCGTTGGCTAAAATGACTGAAGATAGAACGACGACCATGGAAGAGCGGAGAAATGCTATGTTGAAGGCAGGCGAAAAAAGTGAGAAAGTATTtgaattaaagaagaagaagtttgaaTTAGAGGAGAAGAAGTTTGAACTAGAAAAGAAGAATTTTGAACTAAAGATAATGATATTAGATGTACGTGGCATGAATGCCATGCAATAA